The genome window ATAGATTCTTGTGCATTGAGTTGTCATCGATCATTTTGTatctttatctaaaatcttagtacaagtaatttgtattgatgttagacttgatactaggtttgcctgATCTACCATGAGAtgtcacagatctagtgtaattagATAAAATTTTTAATCACATGGTTAATCTCACAaataaggtaattgttaatgaagaatgaatatttttatattatagaTGGCGAATAAAAGTTAGATGTACACTGAGCTTAGTGAACAAGACAAAGAGTATGAACCTATTCAAAACCAATTGCACCTCAATTCCCCCCCACCCTGCAATGCTACTCCTACTTTTCTCTTCAAAACCTACTATGCTGGTGTGAATGAAATCGGACATATACCAAACACAGCATAGGGGCATGAGGACTTACATCTACTGTGTGGAAGAGAGGGGTTCCACCGTTGAACAGGGTTAATTGGTATTTTAGCCAGTTGCAGCTGAGATTCTTCTGGCACACAAGAAGCTGAACTGACAGGCAACGAAGGCATCTTCTTTGATGAGCCATCATGCAACCCGAATCTCAGTCACCAATTAGAAAAAAACTGAGGTCACAATGTGCAAGAAACTATAATTACACATCTCTGAAAACTAGTGTTGCGTACTAGTGGAATCTAGAAGGTCCTTAAGTGACTCTAACTCCATAATGCTTTTCATCGTGTCAATCCCATAGGCTTTAGAGACAAACATAAGTTACTAACTTCATAATGGCATTACATTACCGTAATATTTCTTACCAATTCCACGGACCGTTGTCATTTAGCCTAATCCTTTTCATCGTGTCATACTGTCATACAACACTGGCAATGAACAATAATTCGGGAGACCGAAAAATCCTCATTTTTTCCAGCTTCCTACCACATCTCAACTGCTTTAGGTACGATTTGAAGCTCCCTTCTTTCCAATCATTTGCAAGCTTCTCTCCGATCAATCCTCCGCTGGTAGCCAGAAGAACTTGTAGGCCACCGCCAACACAGCCAGCCTTCTATATCTATGTGTGATCTTAGTTTCATGTCCAGTTCTTGATGTGTCCAGTGATTAGTTAGGGAGCAGAACCTTGTTGTTCTGGGGCCAGCTATTGTGAAACATCTGGGAGCAATTCTTATTACatcttcttgatggtgcttttACTTTTGAACTATTTACACATTCATGTAAGATCATGTTTAATGTCTATATGTTGTTTTTCTCGGTTGCAATTCTCGGGACAATCACGATCATATTTGCGTGTAAGAGGTGAGCTGTCCGAAAGCAgacaaatcacatttagaaataaTGAAACCCAGTTAATTGCAAaataagtaaaagaaaaggtagtCAAAACTAGCCGAGATTCTTTCACTAAAGTTAGgaaacatgatgttctctcggTAGCACTAAACAATCCGAAGCACCCAGGTCCGAGCGCAAAAGTTCCACATATTACAAATAGGAGAgtgaggtaaaaaaaaaacgactaagttcgatgactTTAGTGACAAAGCGAAGatggacttgttcgataatgacATCAAGGAGTATTTGGAGTACCCTGAAAATATGAGTGAGCGTCAAATGAATGTTGTGGTCAAAGTAGCAACAAAAGCGATCACGAAACTTCATCGAaattttaagagcaagcttgctaattggtacttggctaaaggggtggcgcccttcgagagctacaaacaCTTGAAAGCCGAAGATTGTGAatcttttgtgcagatgaagaactcataGCAGTTCAAataggagagtgaggagaagcaGCTTCAGGCTTGGAACAAACATAATCACAGAAACAGCGCAACCGAGTGCATGGGGAAAAGGGTAAAATGGCAAACAgatgatgaaaaattagttaaaggccgcgagaatccttggttgcaattctcgGGACAATCACAATCATATTTGCGTGTAAGAGGTGAGCTGTCTGAAAGCAgacaaatcacatttagaaacaatGAAATCCAGTCAATTGCAAaataagtaaaagaaaaggtagtCAAAACTAGCCGAGATTCTTTCACTAAAGTTAGGAAACATGATGTTGTCTCGGTAGCGCTAAACAATCCGAAGCACCCAGGTCCGAGCGCAAAAGTTCCACATATTACAAAAGAAAGTTCCCGTAGTTGGTTGAATGGGTTCCAAATGTTATTGTACAAAAGTTCCAATAGTTGACCGAATAAGTTCCAAAGGTTACATTACAAAAGAAAGTTCCCTTAGCTGGTTAATAACGTAATTGGAGGAGAACTTCCAGTAGTTGGCTGCTACGTCGTGCATGCGGCATCCCTCATCGATGTCCTCTCTTCTCGTCTGCCGCTCGTCCACGAGCAGGAGAGGGTTAGTTACCTCGGATGGCGGTCAGCCGCAGATGCCTGTCCTGAACAAGCTCGTTCGATTGACCGTGCATGCAGGGACGAGCCCTGCGTTGGTCGCTGGGCTGTGTGTATAAATACCAGCCCCGGCGATCGATCATCACCACGAATCCCAGCCTAGCTAGGAAGGAATTGAGTGAaaatggcctcctcctcctcctcctcctcctcctcctcgcagctggcggcggtggtggcactGGCGCTGCTGGTCGGCGGCGCGTGGTGCGCGCCCAACGTTCCCCCAGGCCCCAACATCACGACCACCATCGACAGCAAGTGGCTGGAAGCCAAGGGGACGTGGTACGGCTCCAATCCCGCGGGCTTTGCCCCTGACGACAAAGGTGGTGCGTGCGGCTACAAGGACGTGGACAAGCCTCCCTTCAGCGGCATGACATCGTGCGGCAACGAGCCCATCTTCAAGGACGGCCTCGGCTGCGGCTCCTGCTTCGAGATCAAGTGTGACAAGCCCGCCGAGTGCTCCGGCGAGCCGGTCGTCGTCTACATCACCGACATGAACTACGAGCACATCGCCAGATACCACTTCGACCTGGCCGGCAAGGCCTTCGGCGCCATGGCCAAGAAGGGCCAGGAGGAGAAGCTGCGCAAGGCGGGAGAGATCGACATGCAGTTCCGCCGCGTCAAGTGCGAGTACCCGGCGGGCACCAAGATCGCCTTCCACGTCGAGAAAGGCTCCAACCCCAACTACCTGGCGCTGCTCGTCAAGAACGTCGCCGGCGATGGCAACATCGTTGAGGTGGACGTCAAGGAGAAGGGCTCCAATGAGTTCCTGCCCATGAAGCACTCGTGGGGCACCATCTGGAGGCTCGACACCCCCAAGCCGCTCAAGGGCCCCTTGTCCATCCGCCTCACCGCCGAGGGAGGCGGCAAGCTCGTTGAGGACGACGTCATCCCCGCCGACTGGAAGGCAGATACCGCCTACAACTCCAAACTCCAGTTCGGGGGCTAAACTGGACGGGCATCGGCCCTATTCTTCCATCCCTTCCGCTCCATACAGATATATAGGCATCTTGCCTACCATTGATTGATTTTGCCTAGCTACTACATCTCCATCTCCGTCTCCAGACAGATATATAGAGAGAATAAGTGTCCGAGAGATTTGTGAGGTGTGCATAAATTAAAGGGGAGGACAAATAGCAGCAGAAATATAATGCTGTCGTTTTTGCTCTCCCGCACCCACTGTCCACCGGCTTTTTGATTATGTGTAACCGCTCGAATTGACAAGGTTACATTATAAAAGATCGACTGAAATGAATCTTTTTTTCCCTCTTGAAGTTATATTCTTTCTTCAGCTGCACGTGTATCCTTGATCTTTTGTTAGATCACAAGACCGGTGAAAGTAGCTAATAAAATTCTCTCGATTCTTTGGCATCTTCACAAGAAAATACCAAAGGCAAGCGAGTTATCCGTTTGATGGAATAAAGCGACAGAAATCAAATCGGGGATGAATCGTCCATTCATCAGGCCAGGGAGCTCAACCATGATGAGGTTATCCACAAGAGGCATTAAAATTTCATCGAAATTCCACGAAAAGAATTATAAACCGAAGTTGAAATCCCTGATCCAGAAGGTTCAGTCTATGCAATTTCAATATCCGTATTGCCATGCTACATTTTTTATATAGAAAAAGTGGCATCCAAGTAGGCGAGTTATTGGCTTACTGCACCAACCCCTTCTGCATTCAAGGCATGAATAAAATGGTGAAAACATGAGCATAAACTTAAGTGACACTAACTTCATAATGGCATTACAATACTGTAATATTTCTTATCAATCCCACGAGCTGTTGTCATTTAGCCTAATCCTTCTCAGACTCTCGTACTGTCATACAACATTGGCGATGAACAGCAATCTGGGAGACCAAAATCCTCTTTTCCAGCTTCTCACAACATCTCAATCACTTTAGGTATGATTTGAAGCTCCCTTCTCTCCAATCATTTACAAGTGTCATCACATAGCCAATCTCTAACCGTTTGGTTGCTAAGTTAGTCTGATATCCAACGACCAGCTGCACTCACTGATTGCAGCACGTGGTCGACGTCCTGGACCCTCTGACAGATGTCACATCGGATTGCACCTGGATCATGACCGAACTCGACACAACTTAATAGATCGAAACCAGCCGCCACAAACTCCAACCGGCCTGGCCCATGCGATCCCGCCCACCATGGCCTGACCTAGCGTATGCATACAATGCGCGTGCCTAGACAGGCTGCAGGCTAGGCTGCAGGCTAGGCTGCTGGCGTCGCTGGGTAGGCGGACTAGGTTGAGCTGCTCTAAGCCAATGTGTAGAATTACTAAATAGCACATgtgtatacacacacacacacaagctttcaacattattattaatttttcctTGGAAACACTACGTGAAAGGGAGGAGAATGTAAGGTCAAGTTTAGGAGTAGGGACCTTAAGCGACAGGGAGAGAGTGTCGCATCATGCAGAAAGCGAGGGACCTTAAGCCTACCATTGATTGATTTTGCCTAGCTACtgcatctccatctccatctccatacagatatatatatatatagagagagaataAGTGCTCGAGAGATTTGTGAGGTGTGTATAAATTAAAAAGGAGGACAAATAGCATCAGAAATATAATGATGTCATGTTTGCTCTCCCGCACCCACTGTCCACCGGCTTTTTGATTATGTGTAACTGACCGAATTGACCAAGATTACATTCTATATGATCGACTGAAATGaatcttctttttcctcttggAGTTATAATATTCTTTCTTTAGCACTTCATTGTAGTTGAGCACTCCGAATAATACATCTATAAATATGTACGactattaattaattaattaaatcatgcatgcacgcagGCCGCTGGACGATTCTAAATTAACTAATTGCAGACATGTCTCGACCATAATAGCTGGACAGGGTTAGTTACCTTGGATGGCGGTCAGCCAAAGAGGGGTTGCATGCCTGTCCTGAACAAGCTCGCTCGCTTGACCGTGCATGCAGCGACGATGTTGGTGCGCCCTGCGTTGGTCGCTGGGCTGTGTGCATAAATAGCAGCTCTGCTGATCGATCACCATCACAATTCCACCAGCCTAGGAAGGTATTGATTGAaaatggcctcctcctcctcacagCTAGCCGTGGCGGTGGCACTGGCGCTGCTGGTCGGCGGCGCATGGTGCGCGACCCCGGGCACCAAGATCGCCTTCCATGTCGAGAATGGCTCCAGCCCCAACAACTTGAAGCTGCTGGTCAAGGACGCAGCCGTCGACATCGTCGAGGTGGACGTCAAGGAGAAGGGCTCCAATGAATTCCTGCCCATGAAGCAATCATCGGGCACCATCTGGACGCTCGACACCCCCAAGCCGCTCAAGGGCCCCTTGTCCATCCGCCTCACAGCGAAGGGAGGCGGCATGCGCGTTGAGGACGACGTCATCCCCGCCGACTGGAAGGCAGGCACCGCCTACAACTCCAAACTCCAGTTCGGAGGCTAAACTGGACGGGACCGGCCCCATTCTTCCATCCCTTCCGCTCCTGCATGCATCCTTCATTCTTGCCTACCATTGTTTGATTTTGCCTAGCTACTGCATATCCACCTCCGTCTCCCTACAGAGAGAGAATAAGTGCCGAGAGATTTGTGAGGCGCGCTTATAAATTAAGGAGGGCAAACAGCAGCAGAAATACAATGCTATCGTTGTTGCTCTCCCGCGCCCACTGTCCACCAGCCATTTTGATTATGTGTAACGGATCCAATTGATACAATATTTTAAGAGACAATTTAAATGGATCATTTTGTGTGGATTTCAATTGCTTTCTTCAGACTGGTTTGATAATCTTTACCTGTGTTGATTCTGCAAAAACAAAACCCTCTAGCATCGATGTGAAGCATTGCTTGATTATGCAGTTTCCAAGCGGTCTGGACAATTTGGAGTAGAACGATGAGGCTAGATAATTTTCAGTATAATACGTAAAGGGGTGCCCCACCAGGCAGGCTCCATGCTACCAAGTGTCAGTCAGCGAACAGATGTTTTcaatgttggacttaatccttgtcGTAGGTCTCGGCGACTCGTTTCACGCCAATGCGGAAGGAAGGAGTTCGTATACGGTTCGTATATGGCTATAGTGTCGTTCGTATGTGCATAGAGTTCGAGTCAGAGTCGGATCATGGGATGGCATGATTCATGTTAGGATTCAGAGTTAGCAGGTcttgttttattgttctcaTCAAGTTTCTGCTGTTTGATGTTATATTTGTTTCTCGTCGAGATACGCGGGTTCGTTCTCACCGAGTAGTACGCAACTCAGGAGTTGCTGGGCGTTGCTGGTCGATCGGCGTGATCGAGAGCAGCACGTACATGGCGGATAGCTAGACTAGTCATGGTTGAGCACGTACGACTGGTCTATCCTTTTGGTCGCTCGGGTGGTCGAGGAGCCTGGTTGCTTGCGTTGTCGCGAACCCGGAGTGGTCGCGCTCGTGATCCAGTTGTCAAACccaacatctggtatcagagccggtagTGCGCAGCACTAACTCGTGAAGATGTCAATCGTACCTTAGGGTGAGGTGCCGCAGGAGAGCGGTGGTGGGCCGTTCATGTACCCGCAGTTGACAGCGACAAACTACACAAGCTGGGTGATTCGCGTGCAGGCgataatggaagatcaaggCGTCTGGGAGGCAGTCGAGGTTACAATATTTTAAGAGACAATTTAAATGGATCATTTTGTGTGGATTTCAATTACTTTCTTGAGACTGGTTTGATCATCTTTACCTATGTTGATTCTGCAAAAACAAAACTGGTTTGATCATCTTTCAATTGTGTCTATTTGATCCAAGGTGCGGGAAAATTAATGTAAGTCGTGATGTTAAATTCAATCAAAGCATGGAGTGGAGCTGGTGTACAAGTACAAGCGGCGGGGAGCCATCTGATTTTGATGTCGAGGAGGCGATAAGCACTGAGCCGGTGGTGGGTGGCTCTGTGCCACTCGCGGGTGGTCCAACAGGTGTGCCAACGCTCGCAGCACATGATGATCAAGTTCCTTCATCTACTCCGTTGGTCGACGAGGTAGTGTCGGAAGGGCCAATAACCAGGAGACGTGCTGCATCTCGCACGACAGCTGTCTCTCCAACCCCTCCCCCCCCACGAATCTAGTGGTGCTGCCGGCACCTGAATTGCCAGTGGATGATCGGACCACACCGCTATCAAGTGGGAGAAGCAGCACTGATGAGGGCCCTATGTGCTACAGGCACATTgacgacatcatgagagatgctccaaggGTGGATCTCGATGAATACTTGGAAGAAGAGGTCATGCTCGTGAAGATGGAGGAGCCGTCTTGCTACCTTGAGGCCGCTGGGTAGCAGGTCTGGGAGGACACTATGGCCAAGGAGATCGAGTCTATAGAGAAGAATGAGACATAGACTCTCACGGCATTGCCAGCTGGTCACAAGCCAATTgggctcaaatgggtttacaaactgaaaaagaactcagatggagatgtggtcaagcacaaggcaaggttggtcgcGAAGGTCTATGTGCAGTGGCAAGGAATCGATTTCGAAGAAGTGTTTGCACCGGTGGCTAGGCTGGACACCGTACGCGTCATCCTTGCTATTACAGCCAACCGAGGTTGGCAAGTTCATCATCTGGATGTCAAATcagcattcttaaatggtgagctcgaagaggaagTATACATGACCTAGCTGGAGGGATTtgtagtgaagaacaaagagcatcttgtgctcaaactcagcaaggcGTTGTATGGACTTCGGCAAGCGCCACGAGCCTGGAATATCTGTCTTGATAGAATCTTAAAGCAACTTGGATTTGTGAAGTGTGCTCAAGATCACACCGTATACATAAGAGGAACAGGCTGACATGGAGTTATTGTTggaatatatgttgatgatcttatTGTGACAGGAGAAAGTCCAGAAGAAATCATCGGATTCAAGGagcagatgatgagtgagttcgagatgaccAATCTCGGATTGCTTAATTACTATCTCGGGATTGAGGTAGCGCAAGAAGATGGGcgattacaatcaagcaaacaacatatGCGAAGAAGGTTATTGGTCAATTCAGTATGCTAgattgcaatcccacaaaattccccATGGAACAGAGGGCGCAGCTGCATAATGATCCAAATGGGCAATTGGTTGATGCAACTGAGTATCATCGCATCATCGGTTGCCTAAGttatttactccatacaagacTCGATCTTTCATTTGTTGTCGGGGTGGCAAGCATATTTATGGAAATGCCTACGGTGATGCATTACAAGACAGTAAAGCAAATTCTTCGGTATTTAAAGGGCACCATGCATTATGGTATTGTGTATAGCAGAGGAGGAGAAACAGAGGTGATCACCGGCTACACAGATAGTGATCTggctggtgacatggatgacagaAAAAGTACTGGAGGTATGGTtttctatattaatgatagCCTGGCGTCATGGAACTGGTAGAAGCAGAAAACggttgctttgtcttcctgcgAGGCTGAGTTTATGGCGGCAACGGCGGCAGCATGCCAAGCAttgtggcttagaagtctgttggggGAGCTGACAGGAGAAGAGCCCAAAGCAGTCAAATTATTTCTTGATAACAAATTAGCGATTACTTTGATGAAGAATCTAGTGTTTCATGGCCGCAGTAAACATATTGACACCAAATTTCATTTCTTTCGTGAGTGCATTGAAGATGGCCAGATTGAGGTAGATTTCACCTGCACAAAAGAGCAGCGAGTTGACGCTCTAACGAAGGCATTGCTGGCGGTGAAGCTGGTGGTCATGTGACATCTTTTTGGGAGTTCTTGATCTTGACCATGACAAGATTAGGGGAagtatgttggacttaatccttgtcATAGGCCTCGGGGATTCATTTATGCCAGGACGGAAGGAAGGAGTTCGTATACGGCTATAGTGTCATTCGTATGTGTATAGAGTTCGAGTCGGAGTCGGTTCGTAGGATGGCacgattcgtgttaggattcgAAGTTAGtaggtcgctataaatatgagttgtaatctctaattttTGTAAGAAAGACACAGAGTCGTGCAAGTCACAAGTTAAATAGAATCTAAAATTTCCTCAAGATAGtttttgccttgttttattgttctcaTCAAGTTTCTGCTGTTTGATGTTCTATTTGCTTCTTGTCGAGATACGCGAGTTCGTTCTTGCTAAGTAGTACGTGACTCAGGAGTTGCTGGGCGTTGCTGGTTGATCGGTGTGATCGAGAGCAGCACGTACACGGTGGATAGCCATactagtcgtggtcgagcacGTACGACTGGTCGCTCCTTCTGGTCGCTCGGGTGGTCAAGGAGCCTAGTTGCTTGCGTTGTCGTGAACCCAGAGTGGTCGCGCTCGTGATCCAGTGGTTGGACCCAACATTCAAGACCACAGGCTCACCTTGCGACCAAGGTAGGGCTCCTGCGACCAATCCCTTGGTTGCAGAGCAAAACTTTGAGAGTAGCCCCTACTGCTTACAGGGCAGGTACTCATATAACCAGTCGAATCATATTTAATATCactcactcaagtgtttttcttccccatGCACTCCTTTTCGGCGAGCATGGTTGTGGGCAGGTGTGGTGACGTAGTGAcccgtctcgtagcatttaatgctataggaTGGCCTCGCAGGCGAGCTTGATGGTGTTTGGTGGATGGGACAGGGCGTGCAGGTCAGGTGTGCCTATCCGTCGTCATAATGAGCTAGGAgtagttgacatttttttttttgaagggcAAACTGTGGGGGAGTTCCCCGCAGCACTTCATTTTTCATTTATAAAGAGGATATATACAAGCATTggggggagagggggagggggagagaggagtACTAAAACTTATAAGACTGTCTCTAACCACTGAATAAAAAGTAAACGTTTGTCTTCCGAAAAACGAAAAGACTGAAGGTAAAATTGCTCCCTAAGGCGTCTGATCCATAGCTGGAGAGTTGCCTGAACCCCATCAAAAATAACAGAATTTCGTAGCTTCCAAATCTCCCATGCAGCTATGAGGAAAACATCCATGAAGAAGGAAGAGGTTGACGTCTGCTTCGCTGCAAGAATTTTCCCATGGATCTCCAAATGTTCCAGCCAGTAAATGCCAATCCGGGCCCAGCAGTGTTGAGCAAAATCACATTCAAAGAATAGATGGTCCCTTGTTTCCCTCAAATCATCTTGGCATAAAACACAGTTTGTCCCAGACTGAACATTACTGTTACGGCGCTGGAGCATATCCTTAGTATTTAATCTATCCATAATGAGGAGCCATCCAAAAAAATTTATCCTAGGCATACTCTTAGCCTTCCAAAGCAATTTGAAAGTTATTGGTGCCTGCACACCAGAGAAAACATATCTATACATTCGACTTGAGGTGTATCTATTATTTCCCCAAAT of Phragmites australis chromosome 3, lpPhrAust1.1, whole genome shotgun sequence contains these proteins:
- the LOC133911667 gene encoding major pollen allergen Cyn d 1-like, translated to MASSSSQLAVAVALALLVGGAWCATPGTKIAFHVENGSSPNNLKLLVKDAAVDIVEVDVKEKGSNEFLPMKQSSGTIWTLDTPKPLKGPLSIRLTAKGGGMRVEDDVIPADWKAGTAYNSKLQFGG
- the LOC133910850 gene encoding major pollen allergen Cyn d 1-like, with product MASSSSSSSSSSQLAAVVALALLVGGAWCAPNVPPGPNITTTIDSKWLEAKGTWYGSNPAGFAPDDKGGACGYKDVDKPPFSGMTSCGNEPIFKDGLGCGSCFEIKCDKPAECSGEPVVVYITDMNYEHIARYHFDLAGKAFGAMAKKGQEEKLRKAGEIDMQFRRVKCEYPAGTKIAFHVEKGSNPNYLALLVKNVAGDGNIVEVDVKEKGSNEFLPMKHSWGTIWRLDTPKPLKGPLSIRLTAEGGGKLVEDDVIPADWKADTAYNSKLQFGG